The Bradyrhizobium sp. WBAH42 genome includes a window with the following:
- a CDS encoding MarR family winged helix-turn-helix transcriptional regulator: MARSPKSAGKDRKLSNFLCFAIYSANLAFGRAYKPLLDKVGLTYTQYIVLVALSDEDEQTVSTLGEKLFLESNTLTPILKKLEQMGLIKRHRDPADERQVRLSLTPAGRKLIEQDLGGALIEATGLGDDFPVVQKTVSRLRDNLLRATKADD; encoded by the coding sequence GTGGCCCGTTCCCCCAAATCAGCCGGCAAAGACCGGAAATTGTCGAATTTCCTCTGCTTTGCGATCTATTCGGCCAATCTCGCTTTCGGCCGGGCCTATAAGCCCCTGCTGGACAAGGTCGGCCTGACCTATACCCAGTACATCGTCCTGGTGGCGCTGTCGGACGAGGATGAGCAGACCGTCAGCACACTGGGCGAGAAGCTGTTCCTGGAATCCAACACACTGACTCCGATCCTGAAGAAGCTCGAGCAGATGGGGCTGATCAAGCGCCACCGCGATCCTGCCGACGAGCGGCAGGTGCGCCTGAGCCTGACGCCCGCGGGGCGCAAGCTGATCGAGCAGGATCTCGGCGGGGCGCTGATTGAGGCGACAGGTCTTGGCGACGATTTTCCGGTGGTGCAGAAGACGGTGAGCAGATTGCGCGACAATCTGCTGCGTGCGACCAAGGCCGATGACTAG
- a CDS encoding 2-keto-4-pentenoate hydratase, giving the protein MSNASEAADRLIAARSKGGSVGWRDILPSDRAGAYAIQDATLARLGPLGGWKVGASGPDAEPVCAPLPASGLLASGARLGPEFRLRGVEVEVALRVGRALAADDAALPDRELARAFDAVYPAIEIVETRLEDWTNSAALAQLADLQSHGALLIGAASTVSPAAIDLRAVEADLSIGEDISPRTTGGNPAGDVWRLLRWLVRHCADRGLPLLPGQIVTTGSCIGMIFAEAGTSARARLVGFGEVTVDF; this is encoded by the coding sequence GTGAGCAACGCGAGTGAAGCGGCGGACCGGTTGATCGCAGCCCGAAGCAAAGGCGGATCGGTCGGCTGGCGTGACATCCTTCCTTCGGATCGTGCGGGCGCCTACGCCATCCAGGATGCCACGCTTGCCCGGCTCGGTCCGCTCGGCGGCTGGAAGGTCGGGGCGTCGGGCCCGGATGCCGAGCCCGTCTGCGCGCCGCTGCCGGCATCCGGCCTGCTTGCCTCCGGCGCGCGGCTCGGTCCTGAATTCCGCCTGCGGGGTGTCGAGGTGGAGGTTGCGCTCCGGGTCGGGCGCGCGCTCGCGGCTGACGACGCCGCGTTGCCCGATCGCGAGCTGGCACGCGCCTTCGACGCCGTCTATCCCGCCATCGAGATCGTCGAGACGCGGCTCGAGGATTGGACGAATAGTGCCGCCCTGGCCCAGCTCGCGGATTTGCAGAGCCACGGCGCGTTGCTGATCGGAGCAGCCTCGACAGTCAGCCCTGCTGCCATCGATCTGAGGGCCGTCGAGGCGGATCTCTCGATCGGTGAAGACATCAGCCCTCGAACCACTGGCGGCAATCCGGCAGGAGACGTCTGGCGTCTGCTGCGCTGGCTCGTCCGTCATTGTGCGGACCGGGGTCTGCCTCTCTTGCCGGGCCAGATCGTCACGACCGGTTCGTGCATCGGCATGATCTTCGCAGAAGCGGGGACCAGCGCCCGTGCACGCCTTGTGGGTTTCGGCGAAGTTACTGTCGATTTCTGA
- a CDS encoding VWA domain-containing protein has translation MSEADERSRRWTLALGVDPEGAEKGPALSASDRRMSEALTALYGDGDEAPKKGRGGLGGSAPRVAKWLGDIREFFPAPVVQVIQKDAFERKGLRQMLVEPEFLATVEADVSLIADLVALRGVMPEKTKDTARTVIAKVVAELMERLERRTADAVGGALNRSLRTSRPRFADIDWPRTIKANLRHYQAEHRTIVPERLIGFLRQQRRIVDLDEVILCVDQSGSMATSVVYASIFAAVMASLPVVATKLVCFDTAIVDLTEELADPVEVLFGVQLGGGTDINRAVAYCEERIERPSKAHLVLITDLYEGGNANELVDRLARLATRGVNVIVLLALTDTGHPSYDPALSAKVASLGIPVFACTPDQFPDLMATALKREDVAAWAADQDIKLIRPQS, from the coding sequence ATGAGCGAGGCCGATGAACGCAGCCGCCGCTGGACGCTCGCCCTCGGCGTCGACCCCGAAGGCGCCGAGAAAGGCCCTGCTCTGTCCGCCAGCGATCGCCGCATGTCCGAGGCGTTGACGGCGCTCTACGGCGACGGCGACGAAGCCCCGAAGAAAGGCCGCGGCGGGCTCGGCGGCTCGGCACCGCGCGTCGCCAAATGGCTCGGGGACATCAGGGAGTTCTTCCCCGCGCCGGTGGTCCAGGTGATCCAGAAGGATGCCTTCGAGCGCAAGGGCCTGCGCCAGATGCTGGTTGAGCCCGAATTCCTCGCGACCGTCGAGGCCGATGTCAGCCTCATCGCCGATCTGGTCGCGCTGCGCGGCGTGATGCCTGAGAAGACTAAGGACACCGCCCGCACTGTGATCGCCAAGGTGGTGGCCGAGCTGATGGAGCGGCTAGAGCGGCGCACCGCGGATGCGGTCGGCGGCGCCCTCAACCGCTCGCTGCGCACCAGTCGCCCACGCTTTGCCGATATCGACTGGCCGCGCACCATCAAGGCCAATCTGCGCCACTATCAGGCGGAGCATCGCACGATCGTGCCCGAACGGCTGATCGGTTTCCTGCGCCAGCAGCGCCGCATCGTCGATCTCGACGAGGTGATCCTGTGTGTCGACCAATCGGGGTCGATGGCAACCTCCGTCGTCTATGCCTCGATCTTCGCGGCGGTGATGGCTTCGCTTCCGGTGGTCGCAACCAAGCTCGTCTGTTTCGACACGGCGATCGTCGACCTGACGGAGGAGCTCGCCGATCCCGTCGAGGTGCTGTTCGGCGTCCAGCTAGGCGGTGGCACCGACATCAACCGCGCCGTCGCCTATTGCGAGGAGCGCATCGAACGGCCGTCGAAAGCGCATCTGGTCCTGATCACCGACCTCTATGAGGGCGGCAATGCAAATGAGCTGGTCGACCGGCTGGCGCGGCTCGCAACGCGCGGAGTCAATGTGATCGTGCTGCTGGCACTGACCGACACAGGGCATCCCTCCTATGATCCTGCGTTGTCGGCAAAGGTCGCAAGTCTCGGCATCCCCGTCTTCGCCTGCACGCCGGATCAGTTTCCGGATCTGATGGCGACCGCGCTGAAGCGCGAGGATGTCGCCGCGTGGGCAGCCGATCAGGACATCAAGTTGATCCGCCCCCAAAGCTGA
- a CDS encoding DUF5682 family protein — translation MRIEIAKAAKECDGAVAVVCGAWHVPALAERRSLAADRELLKGRPRTKIKATWAPWTAPRLARASGYGAGVVAPGWCAHVWDTRDRDRAAEWLAKVTRALRDRGHFVSTASVIEAQRLGTALAALRDRPAPGFAELREAAIACLCNGERAMWDDISAELLIGAGVGAIPASTPLAPLLEDLQRQQKATRLKPEALERALTIDLRSESGLMRSTLLHRLNALDVPWGRLTDAGRSRGTFRENWQLRWEPEFAVRLVENLLYGSTIAEAAGGRLMEAMGKEAELGPLASLVRNAMIADLARATEFGIAALETKAALTSDGPSLLAALPPMADILRYGEARTGTVEHLTALMPRIVVQAALALPYAARNLDAPAAAKLRGALLAADAAIQLAQIEADIVAGWRDALRALMNDDHATRLIAGTAARLLYEAELLTADHAADLLTRMLSPGTPVAEAAGFFEGFFEGAGQRLIHDAALRGAVDAWLMTLDEEAFTASLPLFRRVFSALDRTERRRLMDALFARSTAAAKGYRLIAGANEIWPAHQVRVLELVKAGAAR, via the coding sequence ATGCGGATCGAGATCGCGAAGGCGGCCAAAGAATGCGACGGCGCCGTTGCGGTCGTCTGCGGCGCCTGGCACGTGCCGGCGCTCGCCGAGCGCCGCAGCCTTGCTGCGGATCGCGAATTGCTCAAGGGCCGGCCCAGGACCAAGATCAAGGCGACCTGGGCGCCATGGACCGCGCCGCGGCTGGCGCGCGCCAGCGGCTATGGCGCGGGCGTCGTGGCGCCGGGATGGTGCGCACATGTCTGGGACACGCGCGACCGCGATCGCGCTGCCGAGTGGCTTGCCAAGGTGACGCGCGCGCTGCGCGATCGCGGCCATTTCGTATCCACCGCCTCGGTGATCGAGGCGCAGCGGCTGGGGACGGCACTCGCGGCGCTGCGCGACCGGCCCGCGCCGGGCTTTGCAGAGCTGCGCGAGGCGGCGATCGCCTGCCTCTGCAACGGCGAGCGCGCCATGTGGGACGACATTTCGGCCGAACTCCTGATCGGCGCGGGCGTCGGTGCAATCCCAGCATCGACACCGCTCGCGCCGCTGCTCGAAGATCTCCAGCGTCAGCAGAAAGCGACGCGCCTCAAGCCGGAGGCGCTGGAGCGGGCGCTCACAATCGATCTGCGCAGCGAAAGCGGCTTGATGCGTTCCACGCTACTGCACCGGCTGAACGCGCTCGACGTGCCCTGGGGACGGTTGACGGATGCGGGGCGCAGCCGCGGGACGTTCCGCGAGAACTGGCAATTGCGCTGGGAGCCGGAATTCGCGGTCAGGCTGGTGGAAAATCTGCTCTACGGTTCGACCATCGCGGAAGCCGCGGGCGGGCGCCTGATGGAAGCGATGGGCAAGGAAGCCGAGCTTGGCCCGCTGGCGAGCCTGGTGCGCAATGCCATGATCGCCGACCTGGCGCGCGCCACCGAGTTCGGCATCGCCGCGCTGGAGACGAAGGCGGCACTGACGAGCGACGGCCCGTCGCTCCTTGCCGCACTGCCGCCGATGGCCGATATCCTGCGCTATGGCGAGGCGCGCACCGGCACGGTCGAGCATCTGACGGCGCTGATGCCGCGTATCGTGGTGCAGGCGGCACTTGCCTTGCCCTATGCTGCGCGCAATCTCGATGCGCCGGCGGCAGCCAAGCTGCGCGGTGCGCTCCTTGCGGCCGACGCCGCGATCCAGCTCGCCCAGATCGAGGCCGACATCGTGGCCGGCTGGCGCGATGCGCTGCGGGCACTGATGAATGACGATCACGCGACCCGCCTGATCGCCGGCACCGCCGCGCGGCTGCTCTACGAGGCCGAGCTGCTGACAGCCGATCATGCCGCGGACCTGCTGACCCGAATGCTCTCGCCCGGAACGCCGGTCGCGGAAGCGGCGGGATTCTTCGAAGGCTTCTTCGAGGGCGCCGGCCAACGGCTGATCCACGATGCGGCGCTACGGGGCGCGGTCGATGCCTGGTTGATGACGCTGGACGAGGAGGCCTTCACCGCCAGCCTGCCCTTGTTCCGCCGCGTCTTCTCGGCCCTGGACCGAACCGAGCGCCGGCGGCTGATGGATGCGCTCTTCGCGCGAAGCACCGCTGCTGCCAAAGGCTATCGGCTGATCGCCGGCGCAAACGAGATCTGGCCGGCGCATCAGGTCCGCGTACTCGAACTTGTCAAGGCGGGAGCGGCGCGATGA
- a CDS encoding AAA family ATPase, producing MSEKLRLPAEESYAAELKALATGDQHRPPGWALAPRQVVTYLMGGKAVDGTVITPKYVGDRRLIETAVATLATDRALLLLGVPGTAKSWVSEHLAAGITGDSTLVIQCTAGTDENQIRYGWNYAQLLAHGPRREALVPTPLMRAMESGKLCRFEELTRMGSDVQDTLITVLSEKMMPIPELNTAVYAQRGFNIIATANNRDKGVNELSSALKRRFNVVVLPLPDSAEEEVAIIVKRVGEMAQTLDLPAPKNVADEVARVVSIFRELRSGSTEDGKVALKSPSGGLSTAEAIAVMIGGISQATFFNDGKLTPETLASNMIGAVVKDPVQDTAVLGEYLETVLKKRRGFEGYYASLTDLI from the coding sequence ATGAGCGAGAAACTGCGCCTGCCCGCCGAGGAGAGCTATGCGGCGGAGCTGAAGGCGCTTGCGACGGGCGATCAGCATCGCCCACCGGGCTGGGCACTCGCACCGCGGCAGGTCGTAACCTATCTGATGGGCGGCAAGGCGGTTGATGGCACGGTGATCACGCCCAAGTATGTCGGAGACCGGCGTCTGATCGAGACCGCCGTTGCGACGCTCGCGACCGATCGCGCGCTGTTGCTGCTGGGCGTACCGGGCACGGCGAAGTCATGGGTCTCCGAGCACCTCGCCGCGGGCATCACCGGCGACTCCACCCTGGTGATCCAGTGCACGGCTGGCACTGACGAGAACCAGATCCGCTACGGCTGGAATTATGCTCAATTGCTCGCACACGGTCCGCGCCGCGAAGCCCTGGTGCCTACTCCGCTGATGCGCGCGATGGAGAGCGGCAAGCTTTGCCGTTTCGAAGAGCTGACGCGAATGGGCAGCGACGTGCAGGACACGCTGATCACGGTGCTGTCGGAAAAGATGATGCCAATCCCCGAGCTCAACACCGCCGTGTACGCCCAGCGCGGCTTCAACATCATCGCGACCGCGAACAACCGCGACAAGGGCGTCAATGAACTGTCCTCGGCGCTCAAGCGCCGCTTCAACGTCGTCGTGCTGCCCTTGCCAGACAGCGCCGAGGAGGAAGTGGCGATCATCGTCAAGCGCGTCGGCGAGATGGCGCAGACTCTCGACCTGCCGGCGCCGAAGAACGTCGCCGACGAGGTGGCGCGGGTGGTGTCGATCTTCCGCGAGCTGCGCTCGGGCTCGACCGAGGACGGCAAGGTCGCGCTGAAGTCGCCCTCGGGGGGTTTGTCAACGGCCGAGGCAATCGCGGTGATGATCGGCGGGATCAGCCAGGCGACCTTCTTCAATGACGGCAAGCTGACGCCCGAAACGCTCGCCAGCAACATGATCGGCGCGGTGGTCAAGGACCCGGTGCAGGACACGGCCGTACTCGGCGAATATCTCGAGACCGTGCTGAAGAAGCGACGCGGCTTCGAAGGCTATTACGCGTCGCTGACCGACTTGATCTGA
- a CDS encoding DUF5691 domain-containing protein, whose translation MSDVIKAETIYDAMGAVLTRWTMGSPAAPAASFWRAELGDDAVEAELRLLALSGQFLGTALTMEPSSSLRILPDIPALALPTVPETLRPLVRRILTTKKQGKVKTDLVHFLAARGWTMHPADWMPQADDDDVPDLYAGWRDWAAIAASDSATRRQTDDRLSAENWDDFWPAARKVALAELRRRDPSAARAVLEAKLAGETADTRWRLLSLLSERLSDEDLAFLEGVAANDRAPKVKALATSLLARLGRGPAAGEDTAELAGFFAVKTKGLLRRSRVVQAEPLKTAAQSLRRKALFDGADLTSFAGALGLAPQELIAAWDWNTDQTADAALVDLIVATGADAQVSQAADAVSEHDATGLIISLAARLAPAERARHAEAALNARGIRFELAQLIAGTAARLRDPLSAPAGKTLLAALQRDDARPSDDAEEFHALGLITSREGARGALNGLAGAGLLQGDPRLDMLRLNAALDDKGAKP comes from the coding sequence ATGAGTGATGTCATCAAGGCCGAGACGATCTACGACGCGATGGGTGCGGTGCTCACGCGCTGGACCATGGGATCACCAGCCGCGCCAGCAGCCTCGTTCTGGCGTGCCGAGCTCGGCGACGATGCGGTCGAGGCCGAGTTGCGGCTGCTTGCACTTTCGGGTCAGTTTCTCGGCACCGCGTTGACGATGGAGCCCTCCTCATCGCTTCGCATTCTGCCCGACATTCCCGCGCTTGCATTGCCGACTGTGCCCGAGACCTTGCGTCCGCTGGTGCGCCGGATCCTGACCACGAAGAAGCAGGGCAAGGTCAAGACCGACCTCGTCCACTTCCTCGCGGCGCGCGGCTGGACGATGCATCCTGCCGACTGGATGCCCCAAGCCGATGATGACGATGTGCCCGATCTCTACGCCGGGTGGCGCGACTGGGCGGCGATTGCAGCGTCCGATAGCGCCACACGGCGGCAGACGGACGACCGACTCAGCGCCGAGAATTGGGACGATTTCTGGCCGGCAGCGCGCAAGGTCGCCTTGGCCGAGCTCAGGAGGCGCGATCCCTCTGCGGCGCGCGCAGTGCTGGAAGCTAAGCTTGCCGGTGAGACGGCCGACACGCGGTGGCGCCTGTTGTCTTTGCTGTCGGAACGGCTGTCCGATGAGGATCTCGCCTTTCTCGAAGGCGTCGCGGCGAACGATCGTGCCCCCAAGGTCAAGGCGCTTGCGACCTCGCTGCTCGCACGCCTTGGCCGCGGCCCTGCTGCGGGCGAGGACACGGCGGAGCTCGCCGGATTTTTCGCAGTAAAGACCAAGGGCCTGTTGCGCCGCTCGCGCGTGGTCCAGGCCGAGCCTCTCAAGACGGCGGCACAATCGCTGCGCCGAAAGGCGCTGTTCGATGGCGCCGACCTGACATCGTTCGCCGGCGCGCTGGGCCTTGCACCGCAGGAGCTGATCGCGGCCTGGGACTGGAACACAGACCAGACCGCCGATGCGGCGCTGGTCGATCTGATCGTGGCCACGGGAGCCGATGCGCAAGTCTCGCAAGCGGCCGACGCGGTCAGCGAACACGATGCGACTGGCCTCATCATATCGCTGGCTGCCCGGCTTGCGCCCGCCGAGCGCGCAAGGCACGCCGAGGCGGCCTTGAACGCGCGCGGCATCCGTTTCGAGCTGGCGCAACTGATCGCGGGAACGGCTGCGCGGCTCCGAGATCCACTGTCCGCACCTGCGGGCAAGACGCTGCTTGCGGCGCTCCAGCGGGACGATGCGAGGCCCTCCGACGACGCTGAGGAATTTCATGCGCTCGGCCTGATTACCTCACGCGAGGGCGCGCGAGGCGCGCTGAATGGTCTAGCCGGTGCAGGCCTGCTGCAAGGCGACCCGCGCCTCGACATGCTGCGGCTCAACGCCGCGTTGGACGACAAGGGAGCAAAACCATGA
- a CDS encoding SWIM zinc finger family protein encodes MAIDLKAVEQLATDQSSLKAAAGLAKPAKWSGVGASQDGALIWGECAGSGANPYRVMADLRDLGNKCTCPSRKFPCKHVLGLLWLNAEAIVPFVPAETPAWVSDWLGRRRGTSAAKPGSNAPPAGDKDLRAARAAEPEVAEDPKDIARREAQAARRSEETERAILDALDALEQWIGDQLRLGLSGFIDDATSRCRRIAARLVDGKAAVLAGRIDELPSRLLALAAGDRPRAAVVELGKLVLLARAFRAAPRDAEIRRAVAASETRETVLSDPQALRVDARWEVLAEQVQTRRDGLVSQTTWLLNLAPNGPRFAMLLDFFPASAGRRGSVFTPGDRFQAELVFYPSQQPLRALLVRRDASEETPALEWPAADTALGDALTRPLLAEPWVIEMPLLLPQGRIARDETGGAWWRAADGTATLPVAGNTEGLLVGTALMRTAAIWSGNRLTILAAQTSWGRIGSDE; translated from the coding sequence GTGGCGATTGATCTGAAAGCGGTCGAGCAACTCGCTACCGATCAATCCTCGCTCAAGGCGGCGGCTGGCCTCGCCAAGCCCGCCAAATGGTCCGGCGTCGGCGCAAGCCAGGATGGCGCGCTGATCTGGGGCGAATGCGCGGGCTCCGGCGCCAATCCGTACCGCGTGATGGCCGACTTGCGCGATCTCGGCAACAAGTGCACCTGCCCTTCGCGCAAATTCCCCTGCAAGCACGTGCTCGGCCTGTTGTGGCTGAATGCAGAAGCGATCGTGCCGTTCGTGCCCGCGGAAACACCGGCCTGGGTCAGCGATTGGCTGGGCCGCCGGCGCGGCACGTCCGCGGCAAAGCCCGGGAGCAATGCGCCGCCCGCCGGCGACAAGGATTTGCGCGCCGCGCGCGCGGCCGAGCCCGAAGTGGCCGAGGATCCAAAGGATATAGCGCGGCGCGAGGCCCAAGCCGCCAGACGCAGCGAGGAGACCGAGCGGGCCATTCTCGACGCGCTGGATGCGCTCGAGCAATGGATCGGCGATCAATTGCGGCTGGGATTGTCGGGCTTCATCGACGATGCCACCTCGCGATGCCGGAGGATCGCGGCACGGCTGGTCGACGGCAAGGCCGCGGTGCTCGCCGGCCGGATCGACGAACTGCCGTCCCGCCTGCTCGCACTTGCCGCAGGCGACCGGCCACGTGCCGCCGTGGTCGAGCTCGGCAAGCTGGTCCTGCTCGCGCGCGCCTTCCGTGCCGCGCCGCGCGATGCCGAGATCAGGCGCGCCGTCGCCGCATCGGAAACGCGCGAGACCGTGCTGAGCGATCCGCAAGCGCTGCGGGTCGATGCGCGCTGGGAGGTCCTGGCCGAGCAGGTGCAGACGCGCCGCGACGGATTGGTGTCGCAAACGACCTGGCTGCTCAATCTGGCTCCGAACGGTCCGCGCTTTGCGATGCTGCTCGACTTCTTCCCGGCGAGTGCCGGACGACGCGGCTCGGTCTTCACACCCGGCGACCGATTCCAGGCTGAGCTCGTCTTCTATCCGTCGCAGCAGCCGCTGCGCGCCCTGCTCGTGCGGCGCGATGCGAGCGAAGAGACACCTGCCTTGGAATGGCCGGCTGCAGACACCGCGCTCGGCGACGCCTTGACACGCCCCCTGCTCGCAGAGCCGTGGGTGATCGAAATGCCGCTGCTGCTGCCGCAGGGGCGGATCGCGCGCGACGAGACAGGGGGTGCCTGGTGGCGCGCCGCCGACGGCACCGCCACGCTGCCCGTCGCCGGCAACACGGAGGGCCTGCTGGTCGGAACAGCGCTGATGCGCACAGCCGCGATCTGGTCGGGCAACCGGCTCACGATCCTGGCCGCACAGACCTCCTGGGGACGGATCGGCAGCGATGAGTGA
- a CDS encoding acetolactate synthase large subunit has protein sequence MSGQQRKAKGSDLFVAALENEGVDRIFGIPGEENLDLVESLRASRIELVLTRHEQAAAFMAATHGRLTGKPGVCLSTLGPGALNLSTGAAYAHLGAMPMILITGQKPIMSSRQARFQIVDVVATMKPLTKLSRQIVSASSIPTVVRDAFRAAMEERPGPVHLELPEDIAGDEVPDVPVIPVHPIEIPVAHRAALDRAAEMIMAARRPLVMMGAATSRPRSTHGIASFVRRTGIPFFTTQMGKGTVPGGTNLYMGTAALSERDYVHDAIDAADLIVAIGHDPVEKPPFIMGPSGPKVIHVSYTPASVEQVYFPDAEVVGDVGPSLELLADRLEGKLPQAAALLPLREEILKHIADRATEARWPPTPQRIVHDIRQVIPENGIVALDNGMYKIWFARNYRTRVANTLLLDNALATMGAGLPSAMMAAMLYPDRRVLAVAGDGGFMMNSQEMETAVRLKLNLVVLVLEDNAYGMIRWKQAVDHFADYGMTFGNPDFVLYAKAYGAKGHRIETIDSFGPTLDAAFREGGVHLVSIPVDYSENVRVLVDELRAHEKAKE, from the coding sequence ATGAGCGGCCAGCAACGCAAAGCGAAGGGATCGGACCTGTTCGTCGCGGCACTGGAGAATGAAGGTGTCGACCGCATCTTCGGCATTCCCGGCGAAGAGAATCTCGATCTGGTCGAATCGCTGCGCGCCTCCAGGATCGAGCTGGTCCTGACCCGCCACGAGCAGGCCGCTGCCTTCATGGCCGCCACCCATGGGCGGCTGACCGGCAAGCCCGGCGTTTGTCTGTCGACGCTCGGCCCCGGTGCACTCAACCTGTCCACGGGCGCGGCCTATGCGCATCTCGGTGCCATGCCGATGATCCTGATCACCGGCCAGAAGCCGATCATGAGCAGCCGGCAGGCGCGCTTCCAGATCGTGGACGTGGTCGCGACCATGAAGCCGCTCACGAAACTGTCGCGGCAGATCGTCAGCGCCTCGAGCATCCCGACCGTGGTGCGCGATGCGTTCCGCGCGGCGATGGAGGAGCGTCCGGGTCCGGTGCATCTCGAGCTGCCCGAGGACATCGCCGGCGACGAGGTGCCCGATGTCCCGGTGATCCCCGTTCACCCGATTGAAATCCCGGTCGCCCATCGCGCCGCGCTCGACCGCGCCGCCGAGATGATCATGGCCGCAAGGCGCCCGCTGGTGATGATGGGCGCTGCGACCAGCCGGCCGCGGTCGACGCATGGCATCGCAAGCTTCGTGCGGCGGACCGGCATTCCGTTCTTCACCACGCAGATGGGGAAGGGGACCGTGCCCGGCGGCACCAATCTCTACATGGGCACTGCGGCGCTGTCGGAACGCGATTACGTTCACGACGCGATCGATGCCGCCGACCTGATTGTCGCGATCGGTCACGACCCGGTCGAGAAGCCGCCTTTCATCATGGGGCCTTCAGGGCCAAAGGTGATTCACGTCAGCTACACGCCGGCGAGCGTCGAGCAGGTCTATTTCCCCGATGCCGAAGTCGTCGGCGACGTCGGCCCGAGCCTGGAACTGCTGGCGGACCGGCTCGAGGGCAAGCTGCCGCAGGCCGCGGCGCTGCTCCCGCTGCGCGAAGAGATCCTGAAGCACATCGCCGACCGCGCCACCGAGGCGCGCTGGCCGCCGACTCCGCAGCGCATCGTGCACGACATCCGCCAGGTGATTCCCGAGAACGGCATCGTCGCGCTCGACAACGGTATGTACAAGATCTGGTTCGCGCGCAATTACCGCACCCGCGTCGCCAACACGCTGCTGCTCGACAATGCACTGGCGACCATGGGCGCCGGCCTGCCGTCGGCGATGATGGCTGCGATGCTCTATCCCGACCGCCGCGTGCTTGCGGTTGCCGGCGACGGCGGCTTCATGATGAACAGCCAGGAGATGGAGACGGCGGTCCGCCTCAAGCTCAACCTGGTCGTGCTGGTGCTGGAGGACAACGCCTACGGCATGATCCGCTGGAAGCAGGCGGTGGATCATTTCGCCGATTACGGCATGACTTTTGGCAATCCCGACTTCGTCCTCTACGCGAAAGCCTATGGCGCCAAGGGTCATCGCATCGAGACGATCGACAGCTTCGGCCCGACGCTCGACGCCGCCTTCAGGGAAGGCGGCGTGCATCTGGTCTCGATCCCGGTCGACTATTCGGAGAACGTGCGCGTACTGGTCGATGAGCTCCGGGCACACGAGAAGGCGAAAGAGTGA
- a CDS encoding Lin0512 family protein, whose translation MTRIRCVTEMGMGVDVHGRDATKAAKRAVSDAIRHSSLGFFRMIGKTANDMFVDVTIGVPNPEAVDKEAVAKELPYGTVTVTAVKGGLEIPSATEVANDPILIANAAVIVSFDRD comes from the coding sequence ATGACCCGCATTCGTTGTGTCACCGAGATGGGCATGGGCGTCGACGTCCACGGCCGGGACGCCACCAAGGCGGCGAAGCGGGCGGTGTCGGATGCCATCAGGCATTCCAGCCTCGGCTTCTTCCGGATGATCGGCAAGACCGCGAACGACATGTTCGTGGACGTCACGATCGGGGTTCCAAATCCCGAAGCCGTCGACAAGGAGGCTGTCGCCAAGGAGTTGCCTTACGGCACGGTGACCGTGACCGCGGTCAAGGGCGGGCTGGAGATTCCCTCGGCCACGGAAGTGGCCAACGATCCCATCCTCATTGCCAATGCCGCCGTCATCGTTAGCTTCGACAGGGACTAG
- a CDS encoding GNAT family N-acetyltransferase, translating to MSASNEALLDRPIWSALTTSHKHLAEGGPQALRYPVDMTPFADMPDMSAASFAALGELMSGSQVAVLFTPEPVEIPAGFKVLLAETGEQMIGSPADTSLRNAEIVRLGAADVPAMMALIELTKPGPFAARTHELGTFLGIRAHGELVAMAGERMKPGNFTEMTAVCVHPDHRGRGYAQALLAAIARQIEARGEIPFLHVFSNNTLAIALYQRQGMRIRRRLHVTVLMKQV from the coding sequence ATGTCGGCGAGCAATGAGGCGCTGCTGGATCGCCCGATCTGGAGCGCGTTGACGACGAGCCACAAGCATCTGGCGGAGGGCGGCCCGCAGGCTCTGCGCTATCCCGTGGACATGACGCCGTTTGCCGATATGCCAGATATGTCCGCCGCAAGCTTTGCGGCGCTCGGCGAACTCATGTCGGGCTCGCAAGTCGCGGTGCTGTTCACGCCCGAGCCGGTCGAAATTCCCGCCGGCTTCAAGGTGCTGCTCGCCGAGACCGGCGAGCAGATGATCGGCTCGCCTGCCGACACGTCGCTGCGTAATGCCGAGATCGTCCGCCTGGGCGCGGCCGACGTTCCCGCCATGATGGCGCTGATCGAGCTGACCAAGCCCGGGCCGTTCGCGGCGCGGACACACGAGCTCGGCACCTTCCTCGGCATCCGCGCGCACGGCGAGCTGGTCGCCATGGCCGGCGAGCGGATGAAGCCCGGCAATTTCACCGAGATGACGGCGGTCTGCGTGCATCCCGATCATCGCGGTCGCGGTTACGCGCAGGCGTTGCTCGCCGCCATCGCGCGCCAGATCGAGGCGCGCGGGGAAATTCCGTTCCTGCACGTGTTCTCGAACAATACGTTGGCCATTGCGCTGTACCAGCGGCAGGGCATGCGGATTCGGCGGCGCCTGCACGTCACCGTGCTGATGAAGCAGGTCTGA